Proteins from a genomic interval of Clostridium sp. M62/1:
- a CDS encoding YicC/YloC family endoribonuclease: MLRSMTGFGRCEITTEEYRISVEMKAVNHRYLDLGIKMPKKFNYFEASIRSLLKQYIQRGKVDLFITYEDYTEEKMALKYNRSLASEYMEYFAKMAEQFHIENDITVSDLARYPDVLVMEQVPEDEEHMWAILKEAVEEAASRFVETRVTEGENLKADLLGKLDYMDRLVAEIEERSPKIVAEYRAKLEDKVKELLQGSAIDEARIATEVTIFADKICTDEETVRLKSHIEATRAELLSGGSVGRKLDFIAQEMNREANTILSKANDLEVSDRAIALKTEIEKVREQIQNIE; the protein is encoded by the coding sequence ATGTTAAGAAGTATGACGGGTTTCGGACGCTGCGAGATCACTACGGAAGAGTACAGAATTTCCGTAGAAATGAAGGCGGTGAACCACCGTTATCTGGATCTGGGCATCAAGATGCCCAAGAAGTTCAACTATTTTGAGGCCTCAATCCGAAGCCTGCTCAAGCAGTACATTCAGAGGGGGAAGGTAGATTTATTTATTACCTATGAGGACTACACAGAAGAGAAGATGGCTCTCAAGTACAACCGTTCCCTGGCATCCGAATACATGGAGTACTTTGCAAAAATGGCAGAGCAGTTTCACATCGAAAATGACATAACGGTTTCCGATCTGGCCAGATACCCGGATGTGCTGGTGATGGAGCAGGTCCCTGAGGATGAGGAACATATGTGGGCGATTCTTAAGGAAGCGGTCGAGGAGGCAGCATCACGGTTTGTGGAGACGAGGGTCACAGAAGGGGAAAATCTGAAGGCAGATCTTCTGGGAAAACTTGACTATATGGACAGACTTGTGGCGGAGATAGAAGAGAGATCTCCGAAGATTGTAGCTGAATACCGCGCGAAGCTGGAGGATAAGGTGAAGGAGCTTCTTCAGGGCTCAGCTATCGATGAGGCGAGAATTGCCACGGAGGTGACGATCTTTGCAGACAAGATCTGTACGGATGAGGAGACGGTGCGCTTAAAAAGCCACATTGAGGCGACAAGGGCAGAGCTTCTTTCCGGAGGCAGTGTGGGCCGGAAGCTGGATTTCATCGCCCAGGAGATGAACCGGGAGGCAAACACCATACTCTCCAAGGCCAACGATCTGGAGGTTTCCGACAGGGCCATTGCCCTTAAGACAGAGATCGAAAAGGTCAGGGAGCAGATTCAGAACATTGAATAG
- the gmk gene encoding guanylate kinase, translated as MDNQGSLVVVSGFSGAGKGTVMKALISRYDNYALSVSATTRAPREGETDGKEYFFKTHQAFEDMIERDELIEYAQYVNNYYGTPKEYVFSNIQAGKDVLLEIEIQGALKVKKKFPETMLVFIMPPSAEELKRRLIGRGTEDMDTINARLKRAGEEAEDIPKYDYVIVNDTVDRCVEELHTLIQSQRARVENHREFISRVQKDVKHLTSDEG; from the coding sequence ATGGACAATCAGGGATCATTAGTGGTAGTGTCCGGCTTTTCAGGCGCGGGCAAGGGAACTGTGATGAAGGCGCTCATTTCCAGATATGATAATTATGCGCTGTCCGTTTCCGCCACTACCAGGGCTCCCAGAGAGGGAGAGACGGACGGGAAAGAGTATTTCTTCAAAACGCACCAGGCCTTTGAGGACATGATTGAGCGGGATGAGCTGATTGAGTACGCCCAGTATGTGAATAATTATTACGGGACTCCGAAGGAGTATGTATTTTCCAATATCCAGGCAGGAAAGGACGTGCTGCTGGAGATTGAGATTCAGGGTGCTCTGAAGGTGAAGAAAAAATTCCCGGAGACGATGCTTGTGTTCATCATGCCGCCGAGCGCAGAGGAGTTAAAGAGACGGCTGATCGGACGGGGTACAGAGGATATGGACACCATCAACGCCCGCTTGAAGAGAGCCGGGGAGGAAGCCGAGGATATTCCAAAGTACGACTATGTCATTGTGAATGACACAGTTGACCGCTGTGTGGAGGAACTTCACACCCTCATCCAGAGTCAGAGAGCGCGGGTGGAAAACCACAGGGAGTTTATCAGCAGAGTCCAGAAGGATGTAAAGCATCTCACATCGGATGAGGGCTGA
- the rpoZ gene encoding DNA-directed RNA polymerase subunit omega produces the protein MMLKPSYTDLMEVVNSGVEEGADPIIQSRYSIVIATAKRARQLIAKEDPSIASASRKPLSVAIDELYNSKVKIVSEDDSSEDDIQF, from the coding sequence ATGATGTTAAAACCATCCTATACCGACCTGATGGAGGTTGTAAACAGCGGAGTGGAGGAGGGCGCTGATCCGATTATCCAGAGCCGCTATTCTATCGTGATTGCCACGGCAAAGCGTGCCAGACAGCTTATTGCCAAGGAGGATCCGTCTATTGCATCTGCCAGCAGAAAGCCTCTGTCTGTTGCCATCGATGAGCTTTACAATTCCAAGGTAAAGATTGTCAGCGAGGACGACAGCTCTGAGGATGATATTCAATTCTAA